A DNA window from Ralstonia solanacearum K60 contains the following coding sequences:
- a CDS encoding LysR family transcriptional regulator ArgP — MLDYSALSALAAVVREGSFERAARTLHVTPSAISQRIRQLEERVGCALVVRDQPCRATETGRRLCQHVDHVRLLEQALQGALPALAPQGIAPVALPIAVNADSLATWLAPAIAAFGADHPVLMEVAVDDQDHTTEWLRSGAVLAAVTATARPAAGCNSRPLGAMRYLAAASPAFVQRHFPDGVGAGSLAKAPSLMFNTKDALQARWARRLCHRHVELPRHTLPSPQAFVTAAVAGMGWGLHPQALIAPHLEDGSLVELVPDTPLDVPLHWQYARAASALLDGLSREVLAAARSALLPL, encoded by the coding sequence ATGCTGGACTATTCCGCACTCTCCGCGTTGGCTGCAGTGGTTCGGGAAGGCAGCTTCGAGCGTGCAGCCCGCACGCTCCATGTCACGCCGTCGGCGATTTCGCAGCGCATCCGGCAGTTGGAAGAGCGCGTGGGCTGTGCGCTGGTCGTGCGCGATCAGCCCTGCCGGGCCACGGAGACGGGGCGACGACTGTGCCAGCACGTTGACCACGTGCGGCTGCTCGAGCAAGCGCTGCAAGGGGCGCTGCCGGCGCTTGCCCCGCAGGGCATTGCGCCGGTCGCGTTGCCGATCGCGGTGAACGCCGACAGCCTGGCCACCTGGCTGGCCCCGGCCATCGCGGCCTTCGGCGCGGATCATCCCGTGTTGATGGAGGTGGCGGTGGATGACCAGGACCACACCACCGAGTGGCTGCGCAGCGGCGCCGTGCTGGCCGCCGTCACGGCCACTGCCCGCCCTGCCGCGGGCTGCAACAGCCGCCCGCTGGGTGCCATGCGCTACCTGGCCGCCGCCAGCCCGGCGTTCGTGCAGCGCCATTTCCCCGACGGCGTGGGCGCCGGCAGCCTGGCCAAGGCGCCCAGCCTGATGTTCAACACCAAAGATGCGTTGCAGGCACGCTGGGCGCGGCGCTTGTGCCACCGGCACGTTGAGCTGCCGCGCCACACGCTGCCCTCGCCGCAGGCCTTTGTGACGGCAGCCGTAGCCGGCATGGGCTGGGGCCTGCATCCGCAGGCGCTGATCGCCCCGCATCTCGAAGACGGATCGCTGGTCGAGCTGGTGCCGGACACGCCGCTGGACGTACCGCTTCACTGGCAGTACGCACGCGCGGCGTCGGCGTTGCTCGATGGATTGAGCCGCGAAGTGCTGGCCGCCGCCCGGTCTGCGCTGTTGCCGCTCTGA
- a CDS encoding arsenate reductase ArsC, with protein MTTNVLILCTHNSARSVLSEGMLNHWARMLGKDVRAYSAGSAPSGRLNPFALEALANAGVDTTGYRSKSWDAFSAEGAPRMHIVITVCDSAAAEPCPYWPGSPVKVHWGYADPSNAPGGDEGKRQAFELTRQAIGYRMLQLLMLPLDTLSSAELQTHLERISVS; from the coding sequence ATGACCACCAACGTTTTGATCCTCTGCACCCATAACTCCGCACGCAGCGTGCTGAGCGAGGGCATGCTGAACCATTGGGCGCGGATGCTGGGCAAGGATGTGCGTGCCTATAGCGCCGGCAGCGCACCCAGCGGCCGCCTGAATCCGTTTGCGCTGGAAGCCCTCGCCAATGCCGGTGTCGACACCACGGGCTATCGCAGCAAGAGCTGGGATGCGTTCTCTGCCGAGGGCGCGCCGCGGATGCACATTGTCATTACGGTGTGCGACAGCGCCGCGGCGGAGCCATGCCCATACTGGCCGGGCAGTCCCGTCAAGGTGCACTGGGGCTATGCCGATCCGTCCAACGCACCGGGCGGCGACGAGGGCAAGCGCCAAGCCTTTGAGTTGACACGCCAAGCGATCGGGTACCGCATGCTGCAACTGCTCATGCTGCCGCTGGACACGCTGAGCAGCGCTGAGCTGCAGACCCATCTCGAGCGCATTTCCGTGAGCTGA
- a CDS encoding efflux transporter outer membrane subunit, which produces MNAFTQHPGRPARPGRWTPLALAAALFLAACSLAPTYEKPDVGTPGAFKEAAQPADAPLAAGEQGKWKTAEPSMPADGAWWKRFNDATLDSLEAQAAEASPTLAAAAARVSQARAIVQSNRAALFPELDAGFGPTRQRASAASAGLPVGAPVQPQTYWRAQATVAYEADLFGRVRNSVSAADADAERVEALYRAARLSLQADVAQTYFSLRTLDAEEALLARTVVGREEALKLVQRRFNTGDIGELDVARADAELATARSERIDVARRRAVLEHALATLLGKAPSGFTLPATPLQAADLRVPPGLPSALLERRPDVAAAERAMAAANARIGVARAAFFPQLQLTGGFGFESHDLGDLLKWSSRTWLLGPLVGTALSLPIFDGGARSAGVKQARAAYEENVANYREAVLVAFREVEDNLSDLRLLADQSKVQDDAVRASTRAAQLSRTRYNAGSVNYLDVIDAERNMLSAQRVAVQLSGGRVNATVGLVKALGGGWGDLPPAQTTVTQR; this is translated from the coding sequence ATGAACGCGTTCACACAACACCCCGGCCGGCCCGCGCGGCCGGGCCGCTGGACCCCGCTGGCGCTGGCCGCCGCGCTGTTCCTCGCGGCCTGCTCGCTGGCGCCGACCTACGAGAAACCGGACGTGGGCACCCCGGGCGCCTTCAAGGAAGCCGCCCAGCCCGCCGACGCTCCGCTGGCCGCCGGCGAGCAAGGCAAGTGGAAGACCGCCGAACCCTCCATGCCGGCCGACGGCGCATGGTGGAAGCGCTTCAACGACGCCACGCTCGACAGCCTGGAAGCCCAGGCCGCCGAGGCCAGCCCCACGCTGGCCGCCGCCGCCGCGCGCGTCAGCCAGGCCCGGGCCATCGTGCAGTCCAACCGGGCGGCGCTCTTCCCCGAGCTGGATGCGGGCTTCGGCCCGACGCGCCAGCGCGCCTCCGCGGCATCGGCCGGACTGCCGGTCGGTGCGCCGGTGCAGCCGCAGACCTATTGGCGCGCCCAGGCCACCGTCGCGTATGAGGCCGACCTGTTCGGCCGCGTGCGCAACAGCGTGAGCGCCGCCGATGCCGACGCCGAGCGCGTGGAAGCGCTGTACCGCGCGGCCCGCCTGTCGCTGCAGGCCGATGTGGCGCAGACCTACTTCAGCCTGCGCACGCTCGACGCCGAAGAGGCCCTGCTCGCGCGCACCGTGGTCGGCCGCGAAGAGGCGCTCAAGCTGGTGCAGCGCCGCTTCAACACCGGCGACATCGGCGAGCTGGACGTCGCCCGCGCCGATGCCGAACTGGCCACCGCCCGCTCCGAGCGCATCGACGTGGCACGCCGCCGCGCCGTGCTGGAGCACGCCCTGGCGACGCTGCTGGGCAAGGCGCCCTCGGGCTTCACCCTGCCCGCCACCCCGCTGCAGGCCGCCGACCTGCGCGTGCCGCCCGGCCTGCCCTCCGCCCTGCTGGAGCGCCGCCCCGACGTGGCCGCCGCCGAGCGCGCCATGGCCGCGGCCAATGCGCGCATCGGTGTGGCACGCGCGGCGTTCTTCCCGCAATTGCAGCTCACGGGCGGTTTCGGCTTCGAATCGCATGACCTCGGCGATCTGCTCAAGTGGAGCAGCCGCACGTGGCTCCTCGGCCCGCTGGTGGGCACCGCGCTGTCGCTGCCGATCTTCGACGGCGGCGCGCGCAGCGCCGGCGTCAAGCAGGCCCGCGCCGCGTACGAAGAGAACGTCGCCAACTACCGCGAAGCCGTGCTGGTGGCCTTCCGCGAGGTGGAAGACAACCTCTCGGACCTGCGCCTGCTGGCCGACCAGTCCAAGGTGCAGGACGACGCCGTGCGCGCCTCCACGCGCGCCGCACAGCTCTCGCGCACGCGCTACAACGCGGGCTCGGTCAACTACCTCGACGTGATCGATGCCGAGCGCAACATGCTGTCGGCGCAGCGCGTGGCGGTGCAACTGTCGGGCGGGCGCGTGAATGCGACGGTGGGGCTGGTGAAGGCGCTGGGCGGCGGGTGGGGCGATCTGCCGCCGGCGCAGACCACAGTGACACAGCGATAG
- a CDS encoding ArsR/SmtB family transcription factor, protein MEENDVIRSLAALAHGLRLRVFRMLVVTGPAGLTPGAIAEQLGVPGATLSFHLKELMNAQLVTQERDGRNLIYRAAFDHMDGLLGFLTENCCQGEACLGPGTTACKC, encoded by the coding sequence ATGGAAGAAAATGATGTCATCCGTTCCCTGGCTGCCCTGGCTCACGGCCTGCGCCTGCGGGTATTCCGCATGCTGGTGGTCACCGGTCCGGCCGGCCTGACGCCCGGCGCCATTGCCGAGCAGCTCGGCGTGCCCGGTGCGACGCTGTCGTTCCACCTCAAGGAGCTCATGAACGCGCAGCTCGTGACACAGGAGCGCGACGGCCGCAACCTGATCTACCGCGCCGCGTTCGACCACATGGACGGCCTGCTGGGTTTTCTGACCGAGAACTGCTGCCAGGGCGAGGCCTGTCTCGGCCCCGGCACCACCGCCTGCAAATGCTGA
- a CDS encoding efflux RND transporter permease subunit: MNFSKFFVDRPIFAGVLSTLILLIGIISIWRLPISEYPEVVPPSVVVRAQFPGANPKVIAETVASPLEEQINGVENMLYMQSQANSDGNLTLTVTFKLGTDPDKAQQLVQNRVSQAMPRLPDVVQRLGVTTIKSSPDLTMVVHLLSPNDRYDMTYLRNYAVLNVKDRLARINGVGQVQLFGSGDYSMRVWLDPNKVAERGLTANEVVRAIRDQNVQVAAGVIGGSPSVPGTDLQLSVNAQGRLKTEQEFGDIILKSSPNGAVTTLRDVARIELAASEYGLRSLLDNKQAVAIPIFQAPGSNALQISDDVRKTMAELKEDFPEGVDYRIVYDPTQFVRSSIEAVTHTLLEAVALVVLVVILFLQTWRASIIPLLAVPVSIIGTFGLMLMFGFSINALSLFGLVLAIGIVVDDAIVVVENVERNIAEGLSPREATYKAMREVSGPIIAIALTLIAVFVPLAFMTGLTGQFYKQFALTISISTVISAFNSLTLSPALAALLLKSHDAPKDWLARVMEKSLGWIFHPFNRVFGAASEAYGRSTSRVIGRKALMLGIYVALIGLTAVLFNKVPGGFVPMQDKQYLVSFAQLPDGASLDRTEDVIRRMSDIALKHPGVESAVAFPGLSINGFTNSPSAGIVFVTLKPFSQRKTPDLSGGAIAGQLNQQYGAIKDAFIAVFPPPPVQGLGTVGGFKMQLEDRGSVGYEQLFAASQAFMQKARQTPELGPSFSSYQINVPQLNADLDRVKAKQLGVPVTDVFDTMQIYLGSLYVNDFNRFGRTYQVKVQADAPFRAHAEDMLQLKTRNADGEMVPLSSLLRVSQGFGPDMVVRYNGYTAADINGGPAPGFSSGQAQAAAERIAHEVLPKGVRFEWTDLTYQQILAGNSAVWIFPLCVLLVFLVLAAQYESLTLPLAVILIVPMSLFAAMLGVWVSRGDNNIFTQIGLVVLVGLACKNAILIVEFARELELQGRSIVQAAIEACRLRLRPILMTSIAFIMGVVPLVMSTGAGAEMRHAMGVAVFAGMLGVTLFGLFLTPVFYVVLRTLASRRRRSEDAPGLDLDADGTALPLPSGQP, from the coding sequence ATGAACTTCTCCAAATTCTTCGTGGACCGCCCGATCTTCGCGGGTGTGCTGTCCACGCTGATCCTGCTGATCGGGATCATCTCGATCTGGCGATTGCCGATCTCGGAATACCCCGAGGTCGTGCCGCCTTCGGTGGTGGTGCGCGCGCAGTTTCCGGGCGCCAACCCCAAGGTGATCGCCGAGACTGTCGCCTCGCCGCTCGAAGAGCAGATCAACGGCGTCGAGAACATGCTTTACATGCAGTCGCAGGCCAACAGCGACGGCAACCTGACCTTGACGGTGACCTTCAAGCTGGGCACCGACCCGGACAAGGCCCAGCAACTGGTGCAGAACCGCGTCTCGCAAGCCATGCCGCGCCTGCCCGACGTGGTGCAGCGCCTGGGCGTGACCACCATCAAGAGCAGTCCCGACCTGACCATGGTGGTCCACCTGCTGTCGCCCAACGACCGCTACGACATGACGTACCTGCGCAACTACGCGGTGCTCAACGTCAAGGACCGCCTGGCGCGCATCAACGGCGTGGGCCAGGTGCAACTGTTCGGCTCGGGCGACTACTCGATGCGCGTGTGGCTGGACCCGAACAAGGTGGCCGAGCGCGGGCTGACCGCCAATGAAGTGGTGCGCGCCATCCGCGACCAGAACGTGCAGGTGGCCGCCGGCGTGATCGGCGGCTCGCCGTCGGTGCCGGGCACGGATCTGCAACTGTCCGTCAATGCGCAGGGGCGCCTGAAGACCGAACAGGAATTCGGCGACATCATCCTCAAGAGCTCGCCCAACGGCGCGGTGACTACCCTGCGCGACGTGGCCCGCATCGAACTGGCCGCCTCGGAGTACGGCCTGCGTTCGCTGCTGGACAACAAGCAGGCGGTGGCGATCCCGATCTTCCAGGCGCCGGGCTCCAACGCGCTGCAGATCTCGGACGACGTGCGCAAGACCATGGCCGAGCTCAAGGAAGACTTCCCCGAAGGCGTGGACTACCGCATCGTCTATGACCCGACGCAGTTCGTCCGCTCCAGTATCGAGGCGGTCACGCACACGCTGCTCGAAGCGGTGGCGCTGGTGGTGCTGGTGGTGATCCTGTTCCTGCAGACCTGGCGCGCGTCGATCATTCCGTTGCTGGCGGTGCCGGTGTCGATCATCGGGACGTTCGGGTTGATGCTGATGTTCGGCTTCTCGATCAACGCGCTGTCGCTGTTCGGGCTGGTGCTGGCGATCGGGATCGTGGTGGACGATGCCATCGTGGTGGTGGAGAACGTCGAGCGCAACATCGCCGAAGGCTTGTCGCCGCGCGAGGCCACGTACAAGGCCATGCGCGAGGTCAGCGGCCCCATCATCGCCATCGCGCTGACGCTGATCGCCGTGTTCGTGCCGCTGGCCTTCATGACGGGCCTGACCGGCCAGTTCTACAAGCAGTTCGCGCTGACGATCTCGATCTCGACGGTGATCTCCGCGTTCAACTCGCTCACGCTGTCGCCGGCGCTGGCCGCCCTGCTGCTCAAGAGCCATGACGCGCCCAAGGACTGGCTGGCGCGCGTGATGGAGAAGAGCCTGGGCTGGATCTTCCACCCGTTCAACCGCGTGTTCGGCGCGGCCTCCGAAGCCTATGGCCGCAGCACCTCGCGCGTGATCGGGCGCAAGGCGCTGATGCTGGGCATCTACGTCGCGCTGATCGGCCTGACCGCCGTGCTGTTCAACAAAGTGCCGGGCGGCTTCGTGCCGATGCAGGACAAGCAGTACCTGGTGAGCTTCGCGCAGTTGCCCGATGGCGCCTCGCTGGACCGCACCGAAGACGTGATCCGCCGCATGTCGGACATCGCCCTGAAGCACCCCGGCGTGGAAAGCGCCGTGGCCTTCCCCGGCCTGTCGATCAACGGCTTCACCAACAGCCCGAGCGCCGGCATCGTGTTCGTCACGCTCAAGCCGTTCAGCCAGCGCAAGACGCCCGACCTGTCGGGCGGGGCGATTGCCGGCCAGTTGAACCAGCAGTACGGTGCCATCAAGGATGCGTTCATCGCCGTGTTCCCGCCGCCGCCGGTGCAGGGCCTCGGCACGGTGGGCGGCTTCAAGATGCAGTTGGAGGACCGCGGCTCGGTCGGCTACGAGCAGTTGTTCGCCGCCTCGCAGGCCTTCATGCAGAAGGCGCGCCAGACGCCGGAGCTGGGCCCGTCGTTCTCGAGCTACCAGATCAACGTGCCGCAGCTCAACGCGGACCTGGATCGCGTCAAGGCCAAGCAGCTCGGCGTGCCGGTCACGGATGTGTTCGACACCATGCAGATCTACCTGGGCTCGCTGTACGTGAACGACTTCAACCGGTTCGGCCGCACCTACCAGGTGAAGGTCCAGGCCGACGCGCCGTTCCGCGCCCATGCCGAGGACATGCTGCAGCTCAAGACCCGCAATGCCGATGGCGAGATGGTGCCGCTGTCTTCCCTGCTGCGCGTGTCGCAAGGCTTCGGGCCCGACATGGTGGTGCGCTACAACGGTTACACCGCCGCCGACATCAACGGCGGACCGGCGCCGGGCTTCTCGTCGGGCCAGGCCCAGGCCGCGGCCGAGCGCATCGCGCACGAGGTGCTGCCCAAGGGCGTGCGCTTCGAGTGGACGGACCTGACGTACCAGCAGATCCTGGCCGGCAACTCCGCGGTGTGGATCTTCCCGCTGTGCGTGCTGCTGGTGTTCCTGGTGCTGGCCGCGCAGTACGAGAGCCTGACGCTGCCGCTGGCGGTGATCCTGATCGTGCCGATGAGCCTGTTCGCCGCCATGCTGGGCGTGTGGGTCTCGCGCGGAGACAACAACATCTTCACGCAGATCGGACTGGTGGTGCTGGTGGGGCTGGCGTGCAAGAACGCGATCCTGATCGTCGAGTTCGCGCGCGAACTGGAACTGCAAGGACGCTCCATCGTGCAAGCCGCCATCGAGGCCTGCCGCCTGCGTCTGCGCCCGATCCTGATGACGTCGATCGCCTTCATCATGGGCGTGGTGCCCCTGGTGATGTCGACCGGCGCCGGCGCGGAAATGCGCCATGCCATGGGCGTGGCCGTGTTCGCGGGGATGCTGGGCGTGACGCTGTTCGGCCTGTTCCTCACGCCGGTGTTCTACGTGGTGCTGCGCACGCTGGCCTCGCGCCGCCGCCGCTCGGAAGACGCCCCCGGCCTGGATCTGGACGCGGACGGCACGGCCCTGCCGCTGCCCTCCGGCCAACCCTAA
- a CDS encoding LysE/ArgO family amino acid transporter — MDTLLATSSFPLSVSLQGLALSLGLIVAIGAQNAFVLRQGLRREHVGSVVLFCALMDALLIAAGVSGMAQALGERPGLARALALAGAIFLAAYGWQALQRARHSSELKASAGGDGLSRRAALAQAAAFTLLNPHVYLDTVLLVGSIGAQQPGALRGWFVAGASSASLFWFALLGFGARWLAPWFARPRAWQVLDGLIGTTMFALSALLVRHAFNGF; from the coding sequence ATGGATACCTTGCTTGCCACCTCCTCGTTCCCCCTGTCCGTTTCCCTCCAGGGTCTGGCCCTGAGCCTGGGGCTCATCGTCGCCATCGGCGCGCAAAACGCTTTCGTGCTGAGGCAAGGGCTGCGCCGTGAGCACGTGGGCAGCGTGGTGCTGTTCTGCGCCCTGATGGACGCCTTGCTGATCGCCGCCGGGGTCTCGGGCATGGCCCAGGCGCTGGGGGAGCGGCCCGGCCTCGCGCGTGCGCTGGCGCTGGCCGGTGCCATCTTCCTGGCGGCGTATGGATGGCAGGCACTGCAGCGTGCCAGGCATTCAAGCGAGCTGAAAGCGTCCGCGGGCGGCGATGGCCTTAGCCGGCGTGCCGCGCTGGCCCAGGCGGCTGCCTTCACGCTGCTCAATCCCCACGTCTACCTCGATACGGTGCTGCTGGTGGGCAGCATCGGCGCCCAGCAACCGGGCGCCTTGCGCGGTTGGTTCGTGGCGGGCGCAAGCTCTGCCAGCCTGTTCTGGTTTGCGCTCCTGGGATTCGGCGCGCGCTGGCTGGCGCCCTGGTTCGCCAGGCCGCGGGCCTGGCAGGTGCTGGATGGCCTGATCGGCACGACCATGTTCGCACTGTCGGCGCTGCTGGTACGTCACGCCTTCAACGGATTCTGA
- a CDS encoding ArsI/CadI family heavy metal resistance metalloenzyme codes for MKRFHVHVHVDDLGKSIAFYTKLFAAEPTRVEGDYAKWMLDDPRINFAISTRGSQVGVDHLGFQVDDAAELVELKSRAEAAGMALLDQGETTCCYARSAKHWVTDPQGIAWEHFCSLGSIPVFGEGRPEAAAADGSACCAPRGAPIGVAVTSSGTCC; via the coding sequence ATGAAGCGATTCCACGTACACGTGCACGTTGACGATCTCGGCAAGAGCATTGCCTTCTACACCAAGCTGTTCGCCGCCGAACCCACGCGGGTGGAGGGCGACTATGCCAAGTGGATGCTGGACGATCCGCGCATCAACTTCGCGATCTCCACGCGCGGCAGCCAGGTTGGCGTGGACCACCTGGGCTTCCAGGTGGACGATGCCGCCGAGCTGGTCGAGCTGAAGTCGCGTGCCGAAGCGGCCGGCATGGCGCTGCTCGATCAGGGCGAAACCACCTGCTGCTACGCGCGCAGCGCCAAGCATTGGGTGACCGATCCGCAGGGCATCGCCTGGGAGCATTTCTGCTCGCTCGGCAGCATTCCGGTGTTCGGCGAAGGCCGGCCGGAAGCGGCGGCAGCCGATGGCTCGGCCTGCTGCGCACCGCGTGGCGCGCCGATCGGCGTGGCGGTGACATCCTCCGGCACTTGCTGCTAG
- a CDS encoding aquaporin — MTDLRNRLLAEALGTALLLAVVIGSGIMGERLAGGNAAVALLANTAATVGGLYILIELFGPISGAHFNPAVSAVMAVRGELPRTALAPYIAAQLVGAALGAWLAHAMFDLPVLQLSTKVRSGTGQWIAEAVAAAGLLLVILRAPGGRASSMVAAYIGAAYWFTASTSFANPAAAFGRMLSNSFAGIAPGSVPAFVIAQCVGAALGLLLHGLLEPRPTRCRRPDIIESSSSKH, encoded by the coding sequence ATGACCGATCTGCGGAATCGGCTCCTTGCCGAAGCGTTGGGGACTGCCTTGCTGCTGGCTGTTGTCATCGGCTCCGGCATCATGGGCGAGCGGCTTGCGGGCGGGAACGCTGCGGTGGCGCTGCTCGCCAACACGGCGGCCACGGTTGGCGGCCTCTACATCCTGATCGAGCTCTTCGGTCCGATCAGCGGCGCGCATTTCAATCCGGCGGTCAGTGCGGTGATGGCGGTGCGGGGCGAGTTGCCTCGCACGGCGCTGGCTCCGTATATCGCAGCCCAATTGGTGGGGGCGGCGCTGGGCGCATGGCTGGCGCATGCGATGTTCGACCTGCCTGTCCTGCAGCTTTCCACCAAGGTGCGCAGCGGGACGGGGCAATGGATTGCCGAGGCCGTGGCGGCGGCCGGCCTTCTGCTGGTGATCTTGCGGGCGCCGGGCGGACGCGCGTCTTCGATGGTGGCGGCCTATATCGGCGCGGCGTACTGGTTCACGGCCTCCACGTCCTTTGCCAATCCGGCGGCGGCGTTCGGGCGCATGTTGAGCAATAGCTTTGCCGGCATTGCGCCGGGGAGTGTGCCGGCTTTCGTCATCGCGCAGTGTGTCGGGGCCGCGCTCGGACTTCTGTTGCATGGCTTGCTGGAGCCGCGCCCAACGCGGTGTCGTCGGCCAGATATCATCGAGTCTTCTAGCAGCAAGCACTAG